One window of the Macaca thibetana thibetana isolate TM-01 chromosome 1, ASM2454274v1, whole genome shotgun sequence genome contains the following:
- the URB2 gene encoding unhealthy ribosome biogenesis protein 2 homolog, translating into MAAVYSGISLKLKSKTTSWEDKLKLAHFAWISHQCFLPNKEQVLLDWARQSLVAFYKKKLELKEDIVERLWIYIDNILHSRKLQNLLKNGKTINLQISLVKIINERITEFSLRGSQRNICAVLRCCQGILSTPALAVIYTAKQELMVTLLSQLCWSACKQPEGAVVAQLFEVIHLALGHYLLILQQQVNPRRAFGDVTAHLLQPCLVLRHLLSGGTWTQAGEGQLRQVLSRDIRSQIEAVFRGGIFQPELLSSYKEELLDQQQGDVKAGAMKNLLAPIDTVLTRLVSAGYCAASLHTSVVANSVALLYKLFLESYFKEGNQLLCFQVLPRLFGCLKISHLQEEQSKALSTSDWTTELLVVEQLLNSVANNNIYNIAADRIRHEEAQFRFYRHVAELLINHAQAPIPAWFRCLKTLISLNHLILEPDLDDLLASAWIDAEVTEFRTKKAQETLIHTVFQTYAKLRQVPRLFEEVLGVICRPAAETLRQPVLASGPSTVLSACLLELPPSQILDTWSLVLEKFQSLVLPYLQSDADMALKSLSLSSLLHCIMFNMRSLDSSTPLPIVRRTQCMMERMLRELVQPLLALLLDPLGPEPELWLQKVSDSALLLAYSWAQVDAMLSLNCSQYHSMSGALIGVAVEISNVPSLLPGVETQHWKKLEKFTAQFSSLGRYCLEQLYLQKMRRTLMHTSFRSEEALRSLRCDAAFIIGSSRKSLNQRTMASWDGQVGTVSGLTYPVAHWHLIVSNLTILISYLCPDDVRYLASVLLRTLPMGKAQEGSIEEEAYVTLEKISKAILHSPLFPEMQSLHSAFLMCVTARCSGILCSGAQRDSGLVSQQLPWLFEKDHMVVGHWENRFAKAGPEGLEPRGEIAKNLLSLVKSDFPIQLEGEQLESILGLLEVISALQLDSLLPPYHVHYFLLLLSMAITRLGCSCSSSLALKFLMTCYQLLGYLQKGKSARSVFKIMYGSDIFEIVLTSLFRASGRFPIEMDDPTWLEFLQVIGTFLEELMQMLIQMKLSLLLNFRKITTFLSSSKPYMEAASGKQLENQNPQGRQLLLVSLTRLCHVLGPFLKEQKLGQEAPAALSELLQQAVLQTGAVLQLCSVRGAQGWHLPSVLISSVSALLEADLGQHCRGGGANISHVTDRTLLSHAALYQGVYSQILLELPALAGHDQSFRAALQFLTLFFLAPELHPKKDSVFTSMFHSVRRVLADPEIPVRVTQDIEPHLGALFTQMLEVGTTEDLRQVMQCILQGLDVSNMWKADVQAIVSAITLLRLLLNCPLSGEKASLLWRACPQIVTALTLLNREACQEQPVSLTVVGPVLDVLAALLRQGEEAIGNPHHVSLAFSILLTVPLDHLKPPEYGSIFLRLHNVLFSILQCHPKVMLKAIPSFLNSFNRLVFSVMREGRQKDKGSTDDLPTVLKCARLVERMYSHIAARAEDFTVFSPFMVAQYVLEVQKVTLYPAVKCLLQEGIYLILDLCVEPDVQFLRASLQPGMRDIFKELYNDYLKYHKAKHEGEKRYTA; encoded by the exons ATGGCTGCTGTTTATTCTGGCATTTCCCTTAAGCTTAAAAGCAAGACAACCTCCTGGGAAGATAAACTAAAACTAGCTCACTTTGCTTGGATTTCTCACCAGTGCTTTCTTCCAAATAAAGAACAA GTATTACTTGACTGGGCAAGACAATCATTGGTTgccttttataagaaaaaacttGAGCTAAAGGAAGATATTGTTGAAAGGCTTTGGATCTACATAGATAACATTTTACATAGCAGAAAATTGCAGAATCTCCTCAAGAATGGAAAGACCATTAATCTTCAGATTTCCCTAGTCAAG atcataaatgaaagaataactGAGTTCTCTCTTCGGGGTTCCCAAAGAAACATCTGTGCTGTCCTTCGATGCTGCCAGGGCATCCTGTCAACCCCTGCCCTTGCTGTCATCTACACGGCCAAACAGGAGCTGATGGTGACCTTGCTGAGCCAGCTTTGCTGGTCGGCCTGCAAGCAGCCAGAAGGAGCCGTGGTAGCCCAGTTGTTTGAGGTCATTCACCTGGCCCTTGGCCATTATCTCTTGATCCTGCAGCAGCAGGTCAACCCAAGACGTGCCTTTGGGGATGTGACTGCTCACCTGCTCCAGCCGTGCCTGGTCCTGAGGCACTTACTCTCCGGGGGCACATGGACGCAGGCTGGCGAGGGCCAGCTGAGGCAGGTGCTGAGCCGGGACATCAGAAGTCAGATTGAGGCCGTGTTCCGAGGAGGAATTTTTCAGCCTGAGCTGCTGTCATCCTACAAGGAGGAGCTCTTGGACCAGCAGCAAGGGGATGTGAAAGCGGGAGCCATGAAGAACCTTCTGGCTCCCATCGACACCGTGCTCACCAGGCTGGTCAGTGCTGGCTACTGTGCAGCATCCCTTCATACCTCTGTTGTGGCCAATTCAGTCGCCTTACTGTATAAGCTCTTTCTAGAGTCTTACTTCAAGGAGGGAAACCAGCTTCTCTGCTTCCAGGTTCTCCCCAGACTGTTTGGCTGCTTGAAGATTTCACACCTGCAGGAGGAGCAGAGCAAAGCCCTGTCCACATCAGATTGGACCACAGAGCTTTTGGTTGTGGAACAGCTACTAAACTCAGTGGCCAACAACAATATCTATAACATCGCTGCCGACAGGATTCGGCACGAAGAGGCTCAGTTTCGCTTTTACCGGCATGTGGCTGAGCTGCTGATAAACCATGCACAAGCACCCATACCAGCCTGGTTCCGCTGCCTGAAGACTTTGATCTCTCTGAATCATTTGATTTTGGAGCCAGACCTGGATGACCTGCTGGCTTCGGCATGGATCGATGCAGAAGTAACAGAGTTTcgaaccaaaaaagcccaggagaCGCTTATTCATACTGTCTTCCAGACTTATGCCAAACTCCGACAAGTGCCACGGTTGTTTGAAGAAGTTTTGGGGGTGATCTGTCGTCCAGCTGCTGAGACACTGAGGCAGCCTGTGCTGGCCTCGGGCCCCTCCACGGTACTGTCTGCATGCCTCCTTGAGCTGCCTCCGAGTCAGATCCTGGACACGTGGTCCCTTGTGCTGGAGAAGTTCCAGTCTTTAGTCTTGCCCTATTTGCAGAGTGATGCTGACATGGCCCTGAAGTCACTGTCACTGAGCTCGCTGCTGCACTGCATCATGTTCAACATGAGGAGCCTGGACAGCAGCACGCCCCTGCCCATCGTCAGACGGACGCAGTGCATGATGGAGAGGATGCTGAGGGAACTGGTGCAGCCCCTGCTGGCCCTTCTCCTGGACCCCCTAGGCCCAGAGCCAGAGCTGTGGCTGCAGAAGGTCAGTGACTCTGCACTCTTGCTTGCttactcctgggcccaagtggaCGCTATGTTAAGTTTGAACTGTAGCCAGTATCACTCTATGTCTGGGGCCCTTATAGGTGTTGCTGTGGAGATCTCGAACGTCCCTTCATTGCTCCCAGGTGTAGAAACACAGCACTGGAAGAAGCTAGAGAAGTTTACAGCCCAGTTCAGCTCTCTTGGTAGATATTGCTTGGAACAGCTGTACCTGCAGAAAATGAGAAGGACTTTAATGCACACTAGTTTCCGGTCTGAAGAAGCCCTCCGAAGTTTGAGGTGCGATGCTGCCTTTATTATTGGTTCCAGCAGAAAAAGCTTGAATCAGAGAACGATGGCTTCCTGGGATGGCCAAGTTGGGACAGTGAGTGGACTCACATACCCTGTAGCACACTGGCACTTGATTGTGTCAAATCTCACCATTCTGATATCCTATCTGTGTCCAGATGATGTGAGATACCTGGCCAGTGTCCTGCTGAGAACTTTACCAATGGGCAAAGCCCAGGAAGGCTCAATAGAGGAAGAGGCATACGTCACACTGGAAAAAATTTCCAAAGCCATCCTTCATAGCCCTCTCTTTCCAGAGATGCAGTCCCTTCATTCTGCTTTCTTAATGTGCGTAACCGCAAGATGCTCCGGCATTCTGTGTTCTGGTGCCCAGCGTGACTCAGGTCTTGTCAGTCAGCAGCTTCCCTGGCTTTTTGAAAAGGACCACATGGTTGTGGGTCATTGGGAAAACAGATTTGCAAAAGCTGGACCCGAAGGTTTAGAACCTAGAGGAGAAATTGCCAAGAACTTACTATCCCTGGTCAAGAGTGACTTCCCCATCCAGCTGGAGGGAGAGCAGTTGGAAAGCATCCTGGGGCTTTTGGAAGTGATTTCTGCTTTACAGCTGGACAGCCTCTTACCACCCTATCATGtgcattattttcttctgttactgTCCATGGCCATCACCAGACTAGGATGCTCTTGCTCCTCCTCACTGGCTCTCAAGTTCTTGATGACTTGCTACCAGCTTCTTGGTTACCTGCAAAAGGGGAAAAGTGCTCGCTCTGTGTTCAAGATCATGTATGGTAGTGATATTTTTGAGATTGTACTGACTTCATTGTTCAGAGCTAGTGGTAGGTTCCCTATTGAGATGGATGATCCCACTTGGCTGGAATTCCTCCAAGTGATAGGTACATTCTTAGAGGAGCTAATGCAGATGCTCATCCAAATGAAGCTGAGCTTGTTGctcaattttagaaaaatcaccACATTCCTCTCTAGTTCCAAACCATACATGGAAGCAGCTTCTGGCAAACAATTGGAAAATCAGAACCCCCAGGGCAGGCAGCTCCTTCTGGTGTCTTTAACCAGGTTGTGCCATGTCCTGGGACCTTTCCTCAAAGAGCAGAAGCTGGGCCAGGAGGCCCCAGCAGCACTGTCTGAGCTGCTGCAGCAGGCTGTGCTGCAGACGGGAGCTGTGCTGCAGCTCTGCTCAGTGCGAGGGGCCCAGGGCTGGCACCTTCCCTCTGTCCTCATCTCATCCGTCAGCGCGCTCTTGGAAGCCGACCTCGGTCAGCACTGCAGGGGTGGAGGAGCCAACATTTCCCACGTAACCGACAGGACGCTGCTCTCCCACGCTGCCCTCTACCAGGGTGTTTACTCTCAGATACTGTTGGAACTGCCAGCTCTTGCGGGACATGATCAGTCTTTTCGGGCAGCCTTGCAGTTTTTGACTCTGTTCTTTTTGGCCCCAGAACTCCATCCCAAAAAGGACTCCGTGTTTACCTCCATGTTTCATTCTGTGAGAAGAGTTCTTGCAG ATCCTGAAATTCCTGTTCGGGTCACTCAGGATATTGAGCCTCATTTGGGAGCCTTGTTCACCCAAATGTTAGAGGTTGGGACGACAGAGGACTTGAGGCAGGTGATGCAGTGTATTCTCCAGGGACTGGACGTCAGTAACATGTGGAAAGCAGATGTGCAG GCTATTGTGTCAGCTATTACATTGCTGAGGCTGCTACTGAACTGCCCACTCAGTGGAGAGAAAGCAAGTCTGTTGTGGCGTGCGTGTCCCCAGATAGTCACGGCTTTAACA CTCCTAAACCGAGAAGCTTGTCAGGAGCAGCCTGTGTCCCTCACAGTGGTCGGGCCTGTCTTAGACGTCCTGGCGGCACTGCTGCGGCAGGGGGAGGAGGCCATCGGCAACCCCCACCACGTCAGCCTGGCCTTCAGCATCCTTCTCACTGTCCCTTTGGACCATCTGAAGCCGCCGGAGTATGGAAGCATCTTCCTGAGGCTGCACAACGTGCTCTTCTCAATCCTGCAGTGTCACCCTAAG GTAATGCTGAAAGCCATCCCTTCCTTCTTGAACTCTTTCAATAGATTGGTGTTTTCAGTTATGCGTGAAGGGCGGCAGAAGGACAAAG GAAGCACAGATGACCTGCCCACGGTCCTAAAGTGTGCACGCCTGGTTGAAAGGATGTACAGCCACATCGCCGCACGAGCTGAGGACTTCACTGTGTTTTCCCCATTTATGGTGGCCCAGTACGTGTTGGAGGTACAGAAG GTGACCTTGTATCCAGCTGTGAAATGTCTGCTGCAGGAGGGCATTTACCTCATCCTGGACCTCTGCGTCGAGCCTGACGTCCAGTTCCTGCGGGCCTCGCTGCAGCCGGGAATGAGGGACATCTTTAAGGAGCTCTACAATGACTATCTCAAGTACCACAAGGCCAAAcatgaaggagagaaaagataTACGGCCTGA